The following are encoded together in the Streptomyces flavofungini genome:
- a CDS encoding aldo/keto reductase, whose product MRTLKLGTTGPTTSALGLGCMGMSALYGEADRAESIATIHAALEAGVTLLDTGDFYAMGHNELLIGEALRTAPAAHREQALTSVKFGALRDPDGGWSGYDGRPAAVRNFAAYSLQRLGVDHIDVYRIARLDPDVPVEETVGAIAELVEKGHVRHIGLSEVGAESLRRAAAVAPISDLQIEYSLISRGIEAEILPTAAELGIGVTAYGVLSRGLISGHFERDRQLAANDFRGMSPRFQGDNLQRNLDLVDALRKVAEGKGVSVAQTAIAWVLAQGPKSGAAIVPLVGARRRDRLTEALGALDVTLDDADLAAIEQAVPADAVAGARYPEAQMAHLDSEH is encoded by the coding sequence ATGCGCACCCTGAAGCTCGGCACCACCGGCCCCACCACCTCCGCCCTCGGCCTCGGCTGCATGGGCATGTCCGCGCTGTACGGCGAGGCCGACCGCGCGGAGTCCATCGCGACGATCCACGCCGCCCTCGAAGCGGGCGTCACGCTCCTCGACACCGGCGACTTCTACGCGATGGGCCACAACGAACTCCTCATCGGCGAGGCCCTGCGCACCGCCCCCGCCGCCCACCGCGAACAGGCCCTGACCAGCGTGAAGTTCGGCGCCCTCCGCGACCCGGACGGCGGCTGGTCCGGCTACGACGGCCGCCCGGCGGCGGTGCGGAACTTCGCCGCGTACTCGCTGCAGCGCCTCGGCGTCGACCACATCGACGTCTACCGCATCGCCCGCCTCGACCCGGACGTCCCCGTCGAGGAGACCGTCGGCGCGATCGCCGAGCTGGTCGAGAAGGGCCATGTGCGCCACATCGGCCTCTCCGAGGTCGGCGCCGAGTCCCTGCGCCGCGCCGCCGCCGTCGCCCCCATCTCGGACCTGCAGATCGAGTACTCCCTGATCTCCCGCGGCATCGAGGCCGAGATCCTGCCCACGGCCGCCGAGCTCGGCATCGGCGTCACCGCGTACGGCGTGCTGTCCCGCGGCCTGATCTCCGGGCACTTCGAGCGCGACCGGCAGCTCGCCGCGAACGACTTCCGCGGCATGAGCCCCCGCTTCCAGGGCGACAACCTGCAGCGCAACCTCGACCTCGTCGACGCCCTGCGCAAGGTCGCCGAGGGCAAGGGCGTGAGCGTCGCGCAGACCGCGATCGCCTGGGTCCTCGCCCAGGGCCCGAAGTCCGGCGCCGCGATCGTGCCGCTGGTCGGCGCCCGCCGCCGGGACCGGCTCACCGAGGCGCTCGGCGCCCTGGACGTCACGCTCGACGACGCCGACCTCGCCGCGATCGAGCAGGCCGTCCCCGCCGACGCCGTCGCGGGCGCCCGCTACCCCGAGGCGCAGATGGCACACCTGGACAGCGAGCACTGA
- a CDS encoding MFS transporter — MPELSQRRRMLVLAICCMSLLIVSLDNTVLNVALPTMRREFGAGVSGMQWTIDAYTLVLASLLMLAGSTADRVGRRKVFQAGLLVFTLGSVLCSLAPNLECLVAFRMVQAVGGSMLNPVAMSIITNTFTEPRERARAIGVWGGVVGISMAAGPLVGGLLVDSVGWRAIFWVNLPVGLAALFLTARYVPESRAPKPRRPDPVGQLLVIGVLGALTYAIIEAPTAGWTSPLIMTFAAIAATAFAGLLLYEPRRAEPLIDLRFFRSAPFSGATVIAIAAFAALGGFLFLATLYLQDVRGLDALHAGLWMLPMAAMTLVCAPLSGRLVGARGPRPSLLIAGVAMTASGVLFAAFEAETAVPSRILAYVLFGLGFGFVNAPITNTAVAGMPRDRAGVAAAVASTSRQIGQTLGIAVIGAVLASGVAAAHTDSYAADFTEASRPAWWIIAGCGGAVLAVGALTSGAWARKTARRTAERLTSTDKLQMTDNKT; from the coding sequence ATGCCCGAGCTGAGTCAGCGGCGCCGGATGCTCGTGCTCGCGATCTGCTGCATGAGCCTGCTGATCGTGAGCCTCGACAACACCGTCCTGAACGTGGCGCTGCCCACCATGCGCCGCGAGTTCGGCGCCGGGGTCTCGGGGATGCAGTGGACGATCGACGCCTACACCCTGGTCCTCGCCTCCCTGTTGATGCTCGCGGGCTCGACCGCCGACCGCGTCGGCCGCCGCAAGGTGTTCCAGGCGGGCCTGCTCGTGTTCACGCTCGGCTCGGTCCTGTGCTCCCTCGCCCCCAACCTGGAGTGCCTGGTGGCGTTCCGCATGGTGCAGGCCGTCGGCGGTTCGATGCTCAACCCCGTCGCCATGTCGATCATCACGAACACGTTCACCGAGCCGCGCGAGCGGGCCCGCGCCATCGGCGTGTGGGGCGGTGTCGTCGGCATCTCGATGGCGGCGGGCCCGCTGGTCGGCGGGCTTCTCGTGGACTCGGTGGGGTGGCGGGCGATCTTCTGGGTCAATCTGCCCGTGGGCCTCGCGGCGCTCTTCCTCACCGCCCGCTACGTCCCCGAGTCCCGCGCCCCGAAGCCCCGCCGCCCCGACCCCGTCGGGCAGCTCCTGGTCATCGGCGTGCTCGGCGCCCTGACGTACGCGATCATCGAGGCGCCCACGGCGGGCTGGACCTCGCCGCTGATCATGACGTTCGCCGCCATCGCGGCGACCGCGTTCGCGGGTCTGCTCCTGTACGAGCCCCGCCGCGCGGAACCCCTCATCGACCTGCGCTTCTTCCGCTCGGCGCCGTTCAGCGGCGCCACCGTGATCGCGATCGCGGCGTTCGCGGCCCTCGGCGGCTTCCTGTTCCTCGCCACCCTCTACCTCCAGGACGTACGCGGGCTCGACGCGCTGCACGCCGGTCTGTGGATGCTGCCGATGGCGGCCATGACGCTGGTGTGCGCGCCGCTGTCGGGGCGTCTCGTCGGGGCCCGGGGGCCGCGTCCCTCGCTCCTGATCGCGGGGGTGGCGATGACGGCGTCCGGGGTGCTCTTCGCGGCCTTCGAGGCGGAGACCGCGGTCCCGAGCCGGATCCTCGCGTACGTCCTGTTCGGCCTCGGCTTCGGCTTCGTGAACGCGCCCATCACCAACACGGCGGTCGCGGGGATGCCCCGCGACCGGGCGGGCGTGGCCGCCGCCGTCGCCTCCACCAGCCGCCAGATCGGCCAGACCCTCGGCATCGCGGTGATCGGCGCGGTCCTGGCCTCCGGGGTCGCGGCGGCGCACACGGATTCGTACGCGGCCGACTTCACCGAGGCGAGCCGCCCCGCGTGGTGGATCATCGCGGGCTGCGGTGGCGCGGTCCTGGCCGTCGGGGCCCTGACCAGTGGGGCGTGGGCGCGGAAGACCGCGCGGCGGACGGCGGAGCGGCTCACCTCGACTGACAAGTTACAGATGACAGATAACAAAACTTGA
- a CDS encoding MFS transporter: protein MTPATSSPRPRTGASPVPRAQAKAPALTPLGLVTVLLGAALPMIDFFVVNVALSDIESDLNAPAATLEMVVAGYAVAYAVLLVLGGRLGDSYGRRGLFLWGVVAFGVTSLACGLAPTAWWLVAARVAQGAASALMLPQVLATIHATTSGERRARAVSLYGSVGGVSMVLGQILGGVLVAADLAGTGWRMVFLINVPVAALALVLAVRSVPDSRAERPARGDVGGTVLLALALTAFLLPLTEGRAAGWPLWSIVTLVAAPLLIRAFAVVERRAEDSGGSPLLPPSLMREPGVRRGLLIGLPIFIGFSGWMFVSAVTLQEGLGYGALKAGLTLIPMGVAQFTASLLAPRLVNRLGSRALTLCALVHGAGVTVLALTVLWAPWSALTPLALAPGLALCGFGQGVQLPLYFRVLLSAVPAARAGAGSGLAATAQQSCLAVGVATLGSLFLALYSGVGLREAFATVLAVQLAGLLGLAVLSLRLPRDLG, encoded by the coding sequence GTGACTCCAGCGACCTCCTCTCCCCGGCCCCGGACGGGGGCCTCCCCCGTGCCCCGCGCCCAGGCGAAGGCCCCCGCCCTCACCCCCCTGGGCCTCGTCACCGTCCTGCTCGGTGCCGCCCTGCCCATGATCGACTTCTTCGTCGTCAACGTCGCGCTGTCCGACATCGAGTCCGACCTGAACGCCCCCGCCGCGACCCTGGAGATGGTCGTCGCGGGCTACGCCGTCGCGTACGCGGTGCTGCTCGTCCTCGGCGGGCGGCTCGGCGACAGCTACGGGCGGCGCGGCTTGTTCCTGTGGGGCGTCGTGGCCTTCGGCGTCACCTCGCTGGCGTGCGGGCTCGCGCCGACCGCCTGGTGGCTGGTGGCGGCGCGGGTGGCGCAGGGCGCGGCGTCGGCGCTGATGCTGCCGCAGGTGCTCGCCACGATCCACGCGACGACGAGCGGGGAGCGCCGGGCCCGCGCGGTGTCGCTGTACGGCTCCGTCGGCGGGGTCTCGATGGTGCTCGGGCAGATACTGGGCGGTGTCCTGGTGGCGGCCGATCTTGCGGGCACCGGCTGGCGCATGGTGTTCCTGATCAACGTGCCGGTGGCCGCGCTCGCCCTGGTGCTCGCGGTGCGCTCGGTGCCGGACAGCCGCGCGGAGCGCCCGGCGCGCGGGGACGTCGGCGGCACGGTCCTGCTCGCCCTGGCCCTGACCGCGTTCCTGCTGCCCCTCACCGAGGGCCGGGCCGCGGGCTGGCCGCTGTGGTCGATCGTGACGCTGGTCGCGGCGCCGTTGCTGATCCGGGCGTTCGCGGTCGTGGAGCGCCGCGCGGAGGACAGCGGCGGCAGTCCGCTCCTGCCGCCGTCGCTGATGCGGGAGCCGGGCGTCCGTCGGGGCCTGCTCATCGGTCTGCCGATCTTCATCGGGTTCAGCGGCTGGATGTTCGTGAGCGCGGTGACCCTCCAGGAGGGCCTCGGGTACGGCGCCCTCAAGGCGGGCCTGACCCTGATCCCGATGGGCGTGGCCCAGTTCACCGCGTCCCTGCTCGCGCCCCGCCTGGTGAACCGGCTCGGCAGCCGCGCCCTGACCCTGTGCGCCCTGGTCCACGGCGCGGGCGTCACCGTGCTCGCCCTGACCGTCCTGTGGGCGCCCTGGTCCGCGCTCACCCCGCTCGCGCTCGCCCCGGGCCTGGCCCTGTGCGGCTTCGGCCAGGGCGTCCAGCTGCCGCTGTACTTCCGCGTCCTGCTGTCGGCCGTACCCGCCGCGCGGGCGGGCGCGGGCAGCGGCCTCGCGGCGACGGCGCAGCAGTCGTGCCTGGCCGTGGGGGTGGCGACGCTCGGGTCGCTGTTCCTGGCCCTGTACTCCGGGGTGGGCCTGCGGGAGGCGTTCGCGACGGTCCTGGCCGTCCAGCTCGCCGGGCTCCTCGGGCTCGCCGTGCTGAGCCTGCGGCTGCCGCGCGACCTCGGCTGA